Genomic window (Candidatus Eremiobacterota bacterium):
GCACGTTGATCCGCCCGCTCGACCGCAAGCTGACACGCACCGCGCCCTCGTAGTCCTTGAACAGCGCCGCCGCTTCCACGCCTTCAACGGCGCGCAAGTGCTGCACGATCTCTTCGGTGTCCTCGCCGTCGGCGTTCGCCTCGCGCAGCATCGCTTCGTCGACGTAGGTCCAGCAGTACCGCCCGTCGTCCTGAAGGACGGCACGCTCCAGCGCCATCCCCAGCAGCTTCGTCGCCGCAAACCGCTTGTTCGCAAAGATCTCTTCGGTGATCAGCGGCTTGTCCGCGCCGAGCTCGATCATCTCCGCCGACATGCGCAGCACCGCCGCGGTCGTGTTGGTATGCATGAACGCGCCCGTGTCGGTCATGATCGTGGTGAGGATGCAGGTCGCGATGTCCGGCGTGATCGGCACCTCGAGCGCCCGGAGCAGCCGCAGCACGCAGGTCCCCGTCGACGCCTCGGTCGGGATGACGTAGTTGAGCGCCCCGAAGTGCGAGTTCCCGAGATGATGGTCGATGTCGAGCATGTTCGCGCGGTCGATCTTCGGCAGAAACTCCCCGGCCCGCGTGAAGTCCGACATGTCGCAGAACACCCACAGCGTATCCGCCGGCAGATCGCCCGGCACGTCGCGCGAAACATGCTGCGCATCCGGCAAAAACCGAAGATTCCGCGGCACCGGATCTTGCTGAAAATAACCGACGCGCTTCCCCAGCCCCTTCATCGCGAGCCCGAGCGCCAGCCCCGCGCCCAGCGTGTCCCCGTCTGGCTTCACGTG
Coding sequences:
- a CDS encoding DHH family phosphoesterase, whose translation is MSSVESAAQVIERSDSTAAVVAELRRRSSFVFVSHVKPDGDTLGAGLALGLAMKGLGKRVGYFQQDPVPRNLRFLPDAQHVSRDVPGDLPADTLWVFCDMSDFTRAGEFLPKIDRANMLDIDHHLGNSHFGALNYVIPTEASTGTCVLRLLRALEVPITPDIATCILTTIMTDTGAFMHTNTTAAVLRMSAEMIELGADKPLITEEIFANKRFAATKLLGMALERAVLQDDGRYCWTYVDEAMLREANADGEDTEEIVQHLRAVEGVEAAALFKDYEGAVRVSLRSSGRINVQAAAARLKGGGHFMASGLTYEGDLQQAIVAVHEALRAQGL